One Triplophysa dalaica isolate WHDGS20190420 chromosome 11, ASM1584641v1, whole genome shotgun sequence genomic window carries:
- the dnph1 gene encoding 2'-deoxynucleoside 5'-phosphate N-hydrolase 1 produces the protein MNIYFCGSIRGGRQDVNIYQRIVKQLQNYGNVLTEHVSYDSLSDKGEDAVLNGDKAIHDRDMKWLMMSDVIVAEVTQPSLGVGYELGHAMAMKKRVLCLFRPSSGKVLSAMISGASSDSLFQVQDYKEDDVVSILEKYFVSIKADRVTYRST, from the exons ATGAACATATACTTTTGTGGAAGTATTCGTGGTGGGAGACAGGATGTGAATATTTACCAGAGAATAGTCAAGCAGTTACAGAATTATGGCAACGTTTTAACAGAGCACGTCAGCTATGATAGTTTGTCTGATAAAG GTGAGGACGCGGTGCTAAATGGAGACAAAGCCATTCATGATCGGGATATGAAGTGGCTTATGATGTCTGATG TGATAGTGGCTGAGGTGACTCAACCATCTTTAGGAGTGGGTTATGAACTTGGCCACGCTATGGCCATGAAAAAGAGGGTTCTCTGCCTCTTTAGACCTTCTTCTGGCAAAG TCTTGTCTGCCATGATAAGCGGAGCATCATCAGATTCACTCTTCCAGGTGCAGGACTACAAAGAAGATGATGTTGTGAGCATCTTGGAGAAATACTTTGTCTCAATAAAAGCTGATCGTGTCACTTATAGATCAACATGA